The following coding sequences lie in one Vibrio splendidus genomic window:
- a CDS encoding OmpP1/FadL family transporter, which produces MNKTFTYSLAATAIFTSLNAFASGLFLQEAVVANAGTTGAGDGVYTRSAAAMWTNPATMSHMGESKTTINTMAFDLEMKYQDNQDSSDDGKGHSVLPSFGAFHAHQVTDKLHFGIALGAVGGSSLDYGSDWAGAALLEDITLTAMQVNPSLSYKLNDQWSVGAGVQLSWAAFEQSTSGFTAKQDTDWTYGYNLGVMYTPTDKLKLGASYRSKLEHEFKNELKGPLPGSNRSLSTDIALPEIVDVSASYALNQQLDLLASIQFHRWSAWDETVLDFGASVGGDPTGGIPIKRDWDDVWKFAVGADYQLNSDWRLKAGFSYETSPQDDPSMQWVDLPVGEQYRYSVGASTYWDDILIDVFYEYADLGSVEMDRLMVDGSFDGRIHFVGVSATF; this is translated from the coding sequence ATGAACAAAACTTTTACTTACTCGCTAGCTGCCACCGCAATTTTTACAAGCTTAAATGCTTTCGCAAGTGGTTTGTTTTTGCAAGAAGCTGTTGTCGCCAATGCCGGTACTACTGGTGCCGGTGATGGTGTTTACACTCGTTCGGCTGCGGCGATGTGGACCAACCCAGCCACCATGTCACACATGGGCGAAAGCAAGACTACCATTAATACTATGGCGTTTGATCTTGAGATGAAATATCAAGATAACCAAGATTCTAGCGATGATGGAAAAGGGCACTCAGTTCTTCCCTCATTTGGTGCCTTTCATGCTCATCAAGTCACAGACAAACTACACTTTGGTATTGCGCTTGGTGCTGTTGGCGGTTCAAGCCTCGATTATGGCAGTGATTGGGCGGGTGCTGCACTTCTAGAAGATATCACTCTCACAGCAATGCAAGTGAATCCATCACTGAGTTATAAGCTGAATGACCAGTGGTCAGTAGGCGCGGGTGTGCAATTGAGCTGGGCAGCATTTGAGCAGTCAACTTCTGGGTTTACAGCTAAACAAGATACCGATTGGACCTATGGATATAACCTTGGTGTGATGTATACACCAACGGATAAACTTAAGTTGGGTGCCAGCTACCGCTCGAAACTAGAACATGAGTTTAAGAATGAGTTAAAAGGCCCATTACCTGGTAGCAATCGTTCTTTATCTACGGATATTGCGTTACCTGAGATTGTCGATGTCAGTGCTAGTTATGCCTTGAACCAACAACTTGACCTATTGGCAAGTATTCAGTTCCATCGTTGGAGCGCGTGGGACGAGACAGTACTAGACTTTGGTGCATCAGTTGGTGGTGACCCTACAGGCGGAATTCCAATCAAGCGTGACTGGGATGATGTTTGGAAATTTGCGGTTGGTGCTGATTATCAATTGAATTCAGACTGGCGTTTAAAAGCGGGCTTCTCTTACGAGACCTCGCCACAAGATGATCCGTCAATGCAATGGGTTGACCTCCCTGTTGGCGAACAGTATCGCTACTCAGTAGGTGCTTCAACGTATTGGGATGATATCTTGATCGACGTGTTCTACGAATACGCTGACTTGGGTTCGGTTGAAATGGATCGTCTAATGGTTGATGGTTCGTTCGACGGCCGTATCCACTTTGTTGGCGTTAGTGCGACCTTCTAA
- a CDS encoding TonB-dependent siderophore receptor produces MTTHTRFKYSSLAVALLTAFAAQALAEETVTAADSNIETVTIMGKAYRNTATKSALEPEETPQGITVIDEEQLEQRGVQSLNQALRYAPGVVTENRGGSVAMFDSYSIRGFNTNNVNYYDGLSLQFLNGWNLQPQIDPIAMQQVEIFKGPTSVLYGAMPPGGMVNMIAKTPQTEQSTKVGVATGSRNLQEASIDTTGQFGDSDFSYRLIALARKQDSQVDNAEEERYLIAPSVDWQVSDKTLINFNLYYQNDPSMGINSAMPLDVLKASDPSVSMGDKNWSKFEREVLMVGYKINHDFNDNWTFLQNARYTDASLYQENTYHLSYDPSTPNQLSRALYSTDESFKGFVIDNQLSGVIKAGSLEHNVLVGVDYQNMDGDVNYSSYSANGSGFNSFDPLNPNNDLLDRSDVTKTGEYLDDTTSSQLGLYLQDQVRLDALVLIAGARFDHYKSESDYYAHESDHKQFTYRVGGLYELDNGLSPFASYATSFEPAPGVDKSGNEFDPEMAQQAEIGVKYLSDDMSKEATVSLFHITKQDMLMTDPSNVYGPRIQVGEVVSQGAEVSGRWFATENFDIAAAYTYVDMEITEDTSNGLEGTTPIYVPEHTANLWANYNVFTGMLAGSRLSAGARYVGEMQMDASNTQGKVPSYTVVDLSVGYDLGAASETLSGATANLAVNNIFNEEYYACYDQSNCWFGAEQSVELSVNYEF; encoded by the coding sequence ATGACCACTCACACTCGTTTTAAGTATTCATCATTGGCAGTAGCGTTGCTGACTGCGTTCGCAGCGCAAGCGTTGGCGGAAGAAACCGTTACAGCGGCAGACTCGAACATCGAGACTGTCACTATCATGGGTAAAGCCTATCGTAATACAGCAACCAAGTCGGCACTTGAGCCAGAAGAGACGCCTCAAGGTATTACGGTTATTGATGAAGAACAGTTAGAGCAACGAGGTGTTCAATCTTTGAACCAAGCCCTTCGTTATGCACCGGGTGTTGTAACTGAAAACCGTGGTGGTTCTGTAGCCATGTTTGATTCTTACTCTATCCGTGGTTTTAACACGAACAACGTTAACTACTACGATGGCCTTTCGCTTCAGTTCTTGAATGGTTGGAACTTGCAGCCACAGATTGACCCTATCGCAATGCAACAAGTTGAGATTTTTAAAGGTCCAACATCAGTTCTGTACGGTGCAATGCCACCAGGCGGTATGGTGAATATGATCGCTAAAACTCCACAAACTGAGCAGTCAACGAAGGTTGGCGTTGCAACGGGTTCTCGAAACCTACAAGAAGCTTCTATTGATACGACGGGACAATTTGGTGACAGCGATTTCTCATACCGCTTAATAGCACTTGCTCGTAAACAAGATAGCCAAGTTGATAACGCTGAAGAAGAGCGTTACTTAATTGCTCCTTCTGTAGATTGGCAAGTAAGCGACAAAACACTAATCAATTTCAACCTTTACTACCAGAATGATCCTTCAATGGGCATTAACTCAGCAATGCCTTTAGATGTGTTAAAAGCGAGTGATCCATCGGTTTCTATGGGAGATAAGAACTGGAGTAAATTTGAACGTGAAGTGTTGATGGTTGGTTATAAAATTAACCATGACTTCAATGATAATTGGACCTTCTTACAAAATGCTCGTTATACCGATGCATCTCTGTACCAAGAGAATACCTACCATCTTAGTTATGATCCGAGCACCCCAAATCAATTATCTCGTGCGTTGTACTCAACGGACGAGAGCTTTAAAGGTTTTGTTATTGATAACCAGCTGAGTGGTGTTATTAAAGCCGGTTCGTTAGAGCACAATGTGTTAGTTGGTGTTGATTACCAAAATATGGATGGAGACGTTAATTACTCGTCTTATAGTGCGAACGGAAGTGGTTTCAATAGCTTCGATCCGTTGAATCCTAATAATGATCTCCTCGATCGCAGCGATGTAACAAAAACGGGTGAATATCTTGATGACACCACATCAAGTCAGCTTGGTTTATACCTTCAGGACCAAGTTCGTTTAGATGCTCTTGTCTTAATTGCAGGTGCTCGTTTTGATCACTACAAATCAGAAAGCGATTACTACGCTCATGAATCCGATCATAAGCAATTTACTTATCGTGTAGGCGGCTTATACGAACTTGATAATGGGCTATCTCCATTTGCGAGCTACGCGACCAGTTTCGAGCCAGCTCCGGGGGTTGATAAGAGTGGCAACGAATTTGATCCTGAAATGGCGCAACAAGCTGAGATTGGTGTGAAGTACCTGTCTGATGATATGTCGAAAGAAGCAACGGTTTCTCTCTTCCATATCACTAAGCAAGACATGCTAATGACTGACCCTAGTAATGTTTATGGGCCAAGAATTCAAGTCGGTGAAGTGGTATCACAAGGTGCTGAAGTATCTGGTCGTTGGTTTGCTACTGAGAACTTTGATATTGCCGCAGCTTACACTTACGTGGATATGGAAATAACAGAAGATACGAGCAATGGTCTAGAGGGCACTACACCAATCTATGTACCTGAACATACTGCGAACTTATGGGCTAACTACAACGTATTTACAGGGATGCTAGCTGGTTCTCGACTAAGCGCAGGCGCTCGTTACGTTGGCGAAATGCAAATGGATGCGAGTAATACACAAGGCAAAGTGCCGTCTTACACTGTGGTTGATCTATCTGTAGGTTATGACTTAGGTGCCGCAAGCGAGACTTTATCTGGTGCGACTGCCAACCTAGCCGTGAACAATATTTTCAATGAAGAATATTACGCGTGTTACGACCAATCGAACTGTTGGTTCGGTGCTGAGCAGTCTGTAGAGCTAAGCGTCAACTATGAGTTCTAA
- a CDS encoding bifunctional aspartate transaminase/aspartate 4-decarboxylase: MKRTDEKRLETLSPFEVKNTLIDLAQHSHEKTMINAGRGNPNWVATAPREAFFQLGMFALEESKSNFSGYEGFGGMGVQQDISLRFLQFCEKYEDQEGVQFLIEAFQFITDQYQVDGDALIYEWVEGILGNNYPVPDRMLKYSELIARKYIEQEMAGSQPLPAGKFDLFAVEGGTAAMVYIFNTLKSNRLLNPGDTIAIGTPIFTPYIEMPELEDYALNKVEIMADEASAWQIPDSELEKLNDPSVKAFFLVNPSNPASVRLSDETLYKIAEVANRRPDLILLTDDVYGTFADNFTSLAMLAPKNTILVYSYSKYFGATGWRLGVIGVHEDNNFDRMIADLPEETRGTLTARYQGIALEPSKIKFIDRLVADSRAVALNHTAGLSTPQQIQMTMFSLLSLMKDGEEYKRLAKQIVRRRYHTLMQNNLAAPIVAEGDQTGAFYYVEIDLKEIAQTIHSNDFFAWLEETYEPLDFLVRLAEEHGVIVMPGAGFDAPTWSLRVSLANLEEAQYANITKAMNAVMQSYVERYEAAC; this comes from the coding sequence ATGAAACGCACAGATGAAAAACGCCTAGAAACACTAAGCCCATTCGAAGTAAAAAACACACTGATCGACCTTGCTCAACATTCACATGAAAAAACCATGATCAACGCTGGTCGTGGTAACCCAAACTGGGTCGCGACAGCGCCACGTGAAGCCTTTTTCCAATTAGGTATGTTTGCACTAGAAGAATCAAAATCGAATTTCTCAGGATATGAAGGCTTTGGTGGAATGGGAGTTCAACAAGATATTAGCCTGCGCTTTCTTCAGTTTTGTGAAAAATACGAAGACCAAGAAGGTGTGCAATTCCTCATTGAAGCCTTCCAGTTTATTACGGATCAATATCAGGTAGACGGTGATGCGCTTATTTATGAATGGGTTGAGGGGATTCTAGGTAACAACTACCCAGTGCCTGATCGCATGCTCAAATATTCAGAACTTATTGCTCGCAAATACATTGAGCAAGAAATGGCGGGCTCACAGCCATTACCTGCAGGAAAGTTTGACTTGTTCGCCGTTGAGGGTGGCACAGCGGCCATGGTTTACATCTTTAACACGCTAAAGAGCAACCGACTATTGAACCCTGGTGACACCATCGCGATTGGTACTCCGATTTTCACTCCGTATATCGAAATGCCCGAGCTAGAAGATTACGCGCTCAACAAAGTAGAAATCATGGCGGATGAAGCGTCTGCGTGGCAAATTCCAGACTCTGAATTAGAAAAACTGAACGATCCAAGTGTTAAAGCGTTCTTCCTCGTTAACCCAAGCAACCCTGCTTCGGTTCGATTAAGCGATGAGACACTCTATAAGATTGCAGAGGTTGCTAACCGTCGCCCTGACCTAATCCTTCTTACTGATGATGTTTATGGCACTTTCGCTGATAACTTCACATCATTAGCAATGCTGGCTCCGAAGAACACTATTCTAGTGTATTCATACTCTAAGTACTTTGGTGCAACAGGCTGGCGTTTAGGCGTGATTGGCGTACATGAAGACAACAACTTCGACCGTATGATTGCTGATCTTCCAGAGGAAACCAGAGGCACACTAACGGCAAGATACCAAGGCATTGCACTTGAGCCGAGTAAGATTAAGTTCATTGATCGTTTAGTGGCAGACAGCCGTGCAGTAGCACTGAACCATACGGCCGGTCTTTCAACACCTCAGCAGATTCAGATGACAATGTTCTCGCTACTGTCTTTGATGAAGGATGGTGAAGAATACAAACGACTCGCGAAACAAATTGTGCGTCGTCGCTACCACACTCTAATGCAGAATAACTTAGCCGCGCCAATCGTTGCTGAAGGCGATCAAACCGGTGCATTCTATTACGTGGAGATTGATCTGAAAGAGATTGCTCAAACGATTCATAGCAACGATTTCTTCGCATGGTTAGAAGAAACGTATGAGCCGCTTGATTTCTTGGTACGCCTTGCAGAAGAACATGGTGTGATTGTGATGCCTGGGGCAGGTTTTGATGCGCCAACGTGGTCTCTGCGTGTGTCTCTCGCGAATCTAGAGGAAGCACAATACGCAAATATCACCAAAGCGATGAACGCGGTAATGCAAAGCTATGTTGAACGTTACGAAGCGGCTTGCTAA
- the fhuB gene encoding Fe(3+)-hydroxamate ABC transporter permease FhuB produces MKSSGFMMGAALLCAALVHLWLGQSEFGPIGELLQQASQISDIVTFNKMVDDSFELMALAYVNLPRLVMAILVGGTLGTIGSLFQQLTQNRMMSPLTLGTSSGAWLGLVILNVVAPMLVAQYSVWFALVGALLAMGLIVSIVGIKNMSGLPIVLAGMAVNLLLGAFATAIILLNDQYAQNLFVWGAGDLGQNGWEQVLWLMPKLLPIFAIFFLAPRVLTLLSIGTEGAAARGLNIGTTFFVLMVVGVWLVSVSITSVGVISFIGLIAPNIARHLGFLKAKSELIASCVLGALLLCVTDSLAIFLAQWSLDMIPTRTATAVVGAPALIIIARKQLSAQDQLFFSMPKGPKSISPVAYFLLGTMILGLLALSTLSQPSSDMGYFVIPDAFEWSIRWPRMLTAIFAGGGLAVAGVILQRLVYNPLASPDILGVSAGAVLALIFSSLFMGYSIHSLSPWVAFLGSAIALCLLLFLGKKHQFAPSILILTGISLTAVLEALVQFSLTRVGEGKYTLLAWLAGSTYRVEPESAMIMAIVITACIGVALLLSRWVTLIAAGRQFASARGLNINIAYVALLCIVAILCSVVTTTMGPVAFVGLLAPHIAAMVGARLVKEQIILSFLIGAALMLFADWLGQVVVFPAQLAAGTLVSIIGGSYFIFLLLKSRRT; encoded by the coding sequence ATGAAATCCAGTGGTTTTATGATGGGGGCTGCGCTACTTTGTGCTGCCCTTGTTCATTTATGGTTAGGGCAGTCGGAATTTGGCCCTATTGGTGAGTTGCTTCAACAAGCCTCACAGATCAGTGACATCGTTACATTCAATAAAATGGTCGATGATTCATTCGAGTTGATGGCGTTAGCCTATGTCAATTTACCTCGCTTGGTGATGGCGATCTTGGTCGGCGGAACACTTGGCACTATCGGCAGCTTGTTTCAACAATTGACGCAGAACCGCATGATGTCCCCGTTAACTTTGGGTACATCATCAGGGGCGTGGCTTGGTCTGGTTATTCTGAATGTGGTAGCGCCGATGTTGGTCGCTCAGTATTCAGTTTGGTTTGCTCTAGTTGGTGCGCTGCTTGCGATGGGGCTGATTGTTTCGATTGTTGGCATCAAAAACATGAGCGGCTTGCCAATTGTATTGGCGGGTATGGCGGTCAACTTGTTGCTAGGGGCATTTGCGACAGCGATTATTCTGCTCAACGATCAGTACGCACAAAATCTATTTGTGTGGGGAGCGGGCGACCTAGGACAGAATGGTTGGGAACAAGTGCTTTGGTTGATGCCTAAGCTGTTGCCGATTTTTGCCATATTCTTCTTAGCTCCGCGAGTTCTGACTTTGCTTTCCATCGGCACAGAAGGGGCAGCAGCGCGCGGGCTCAATATTGGCACCACATTCTTTGTATTGATGGTGGTTGGCGTTTGGTTGGTTTCAGTATCGATTACCTCAGTGGGCGTGATCAGCTTTATCGGTTTGATTGCTCCGAACATTGCTAGACATCTAGGTTTTCTAAAGGCGAAATCTGAACTCATCGCAAGCTGTGTATTAGGTGCGTTACTGCTGTGTGTCACTGACAGCTTGGCGATTTTCTTGGCGCAATGGTCTTTGGACATGATTCCAACAAGAACGGCAACTGCTGTGGTTGGTGCTCCTGCGTTGATTATTATTGCGAGAAAGCAATTATCGGCTCAAGATCAGCTGTTTTTCTCGATGCCTAAAGGTCCAAAGTCTATTTCACCTGTGGCTTACTTCTTGTTGGGGACGATGATCTTGGGGCTGTTGGCGTTGAGTACATTGTCTCAGCCTTCTTCTGATATGGGCTACTTTGTTATTCCAGACGCATTTGAATGGTCTATTCGTTGGCCGAGAATGTTAACCGCGATATTCGCTGGTGGCGGCTTAGCGGTGGCGGGTGTGATTTTACAAAGATTGGTCTACAACCCGCTCGCAAGCCCAGATATTCTTGGTGTGTCGGCGGGTGCAGTTCTGGCGTTGATTTTCAGTAGCTTATTCATGGGCTATTCGATTCACTCACTAAGCCCGTGGGTTGCATTTTTAGGTAGTGCGATTGCACTTTGTTTATTGCTGTTTCTTGGAAAGAAGCATCAGTTTGCTCCGTCTATTCTAATTCTGACAGGTATCTCGTTGACCGCGGTATTGGAAGCTTTGGTGCAATTCTCTCTAACGCGAGTGGGTGAGGGGAAATACACTTTATTGGCTTGGTTAGCAGGGTCTACCTATCGTGTTGAACCTGAGTCAGCAATGATTATGGCCATAGTGATAACGGCTTGTATTGGTGTGGCTCTGCTGTTGAGTCGTTGGGTGACCTTAATTGCGGCGGGACGTCAGTTCGCGAGTGCCAGAGGGTTGAATATCAATATCGCCTACGTGGCATTGTTGTGTATTGTTGCGATCTTATGTTCGGTCGTGACAACCACCATGGGACCAGTCGCGTTTGTCGGCTTGTTGGCTCCGCATATTGCCGCAATGGTGGGTGCGCGTTTGGTTAAAGAACAGATCATCTTGTCGTTTTTAATTGGTGCTGCACTCATGTTATTTGCTGACTGGTTAGGGCAAGTGGTGGTGTTTCCGGCGCAGCTTGCGGCAGGGACGTTAGTTTCCATTATTGGTGGCAGCTACTTCATCTTCTTGTTACTGAAATCTCGAAGAACATAG
- a CDS encoding crotonase/enoyl-CoA hydratase family protein — protein sequence MPNLDRITCSIDGNQIATVVLNRPDKLNAIDMAMFEAVNDMISELKKSRDIRAVIVKGSGSDFCSGLDVKSLLNSKVGAMKLLFKWLPTLPNAAQHFSLGWREIPCPVIFAIHGRCWGGGLQLASGGDFRMASPDATFSILEAKWGLIPDMGGAIAFRELMRKDHTLEMAMTAKVIDCETAKDYGLVTKIAEDPYAEAYALALECANRSPDVVAANKKLYNKTWWSSTGMAVFYETWYQIKVGLGKNRAIAAQREIHRDKPRSYVARKFK from the coding sequence ATGCCAAACCTCGATCGTATTACTTGTTCTATCGATGGAAACCAAATTGCGACGGTTGTGTTGAATCGACCCGATAAGCTCAATGCTATTGATATGGCGATGTTTGAAGCCGTTAATGACATGATAAGTGAGCTCAAGAAGAGCAGAGATATTCGAGCTGTTATTGTTAAAGGCAGTGGTTCCGATTTTTGTTCTGGTTTAGATGTTAAATCGTTATTGAACAGTAAAGTAGGGGCGATGAAGCTTTTGTTCAAATGGTTACCGACATTACCTAATGCTGCGCAGCACTTTTCGCTTGGTTGGCGAGAGATCCCATGTCCTGTCATTTTTGCGATTCATGGTCGTTGTTGGGGAGGAGGCCTTCAATTAGCCAGTGGTGGTGATTTTAGGATGGCCAGTCCAGACGCGACTTTCTCGATACTGGAAGCCAAATGGGGTTTGATTCCTGACATGGGAGGCGCCATCGCATTTCGAGAGTTAATGCGTAAAGATCACACCTTAGAAATGGCGATGACCGCTAAAGTGATCGACTGTGAAACAGCGAAAGACTATGGGCTGGTAACCAAGATTGCCGAAGACCCTTACGCTGAAGCTTATGCGTTGGCACTTGAATGTGCGAATCGGTCGCCAGATGTCGTCGCAGCTAATAAGAAACTTTACAACAAGACTTGGTGGTCAAGCACTGGCATGGCCGTATTTTACGAGACCTGGTATCAGATAAAGGTAGGGTTAGGTAAGAACAGAGCAATTGCTGCTCAACGTGAAATTCATCGAGACAAGCCACGTTCATACGTCGCGAGAAAGTTCAAATAG
- a CDS encoding AraC family transcriptional regulator, with amino-acid sequence MNTPAFGRISRVLTYIHSNLSSSLSLEDIATQSCWSRWQLQRVFQAETGLTVANYVRELKLSQAAEHLLDGKERVIDIALGLGFNSEISFSRSFKQMFGSSPSQYRKAGKRVGLRKPIQVSETASTSEKGALSFVEVRIDERESFLVKGMTSEISGLFSLTQDFAQKVPQLWSRLEGEVEIPDDNVLQFIGVVDLTQSCFDGTNIHYWAGVELQEGISIPQLPSIISERLEVLTVPKQTYAVVKHCGPIENLRHTLSWFVLNWMPSSGYRGVDGYELEVYPFAYQANASDAEMEYWVPIIKS; translated from the coding sequence ATGAACACACCTGCATTTGGTCGTATCAGTCGCGTTTTGACCTATATCCATTCGAACCTTAGCTCCTCGCTATCGTTAGAAGATATTGCGACACAAAGCTGTTGGTCTCGTTGGCAGCTTCAAAGAGTGTTTCAAGCCGAAACAGGGCTTACTGTGGCTAACTATGTGAGAGAGCTAAAGTTAAGCCAAGCTGCAGAACACCTGCTTGATGGAAAAGAGCGCGTGATAGATATTGCTCTTGGGCTCGGGTTCAATTCAGAAATAAGCTTTAGCCGCTCGTTTAAGCAGATGTTTGGGTCTAGCCCAAGTCAGTATAGAAAAGCAGGCAAAAGAGTTGGGCTAAGAAAGCCGATACAAGTATCTGAAACAGCGAGTACTTCTGAAAAAGGGGCGTTAAGCTTTGTGGAAGTGCGCATTGATGAAAGAGAGTCTTTCCTAGTGAAAGGTATGACATCAGAAATCAGTGGTTTGTTTTCACTCACGCAAGACTTCGCTCAGAAAGTCCCTCAGCTATGGTCACGTTTAGAAGGCGAGGTTGAGATCCCTGACGACAACGTGCTCCAGTTCATTGGCGTGGTTGACCTGACTCAGTCTTGCTTTGACGGCACGAATATTCACTATTGGGCAGGGGTTGAGCTTCAGGAAGGAATTTCAATCCCGCAATTACCGAGTATTATCTCTGAAAGGTTAGAGGTACTGACGGTTCCTAAGCAAACTTATGCTGTAGTGAAGCACTGTGGTCCAATTGAGAATTTACGACACACCTTGAGTTGGTTTGTGCTGAATTGGATGCCAAGTTCAGGTTATCGTGGCGTTGATGGATATGAGCTTGAAGTGTACCCGTTTGCCTACCAAGCAAATGCCTCTGACGCTGAAATGGAGTACTGGGTTCCTATTATTAAATCGTAG
- a CDS encoding iron-siderophore ABC transporter substrate-binding protein, with translation MNLQRIASHFSKVKSLNAKLVVSVLASALSFNAMANFQVEDSEGVKTLEAQPVRVAALNWDIAEQVIELGVTPVAVPDIAGYTDWVVQPAIPEGVADIGTRTEPNFSALKKLNPDVILIASPQKDLQERLSEIAPVLYYQTYSEQHSNAAAAIENLKKIGQLLGKEEQANQKLAAMDERIAVLKAELDKAYPGDKPKVTSFRFASTTSVFIYGDNSIPQYALEQLGFDNAMDLPASQWGISQKRMTELKNVKNGIALYFEPFPYQDKLDRSPVWKSMPFVRKGQFSPVAASWSYGGAMSILYNAEAMAQSLLTLAEQ, from the coding sequence ATGAATTTACAACGAATAGCTTCCCATTTTTCTAAAGTAAAGAGCTTGAATGCAAAGCTGGTGGTATCCGTGTTGGCGAGCGCTTTATCGTTTAATGCGATGGCCAATTTTCAAGTTGAAGACAGTGAGGGTGTTAAAACCCTTGAAGCTCAGCCTGTTAGAGTGGCTGCGTTGAACTGGGACATAGCCGAACAAGTGATTGAACTCGGTGTCACACCAGTAGCGGTACCTGATATTGCAGGTTATACCGATTGGGTTGTTCAACCTGCTATTCCAGAAGGCGTGGCGGATATTGGCACTCGAACTGAGCCGAATTTTTCTGCTTTGAAGAAGCTAAACCCTGATGTGATTCTTATCGCTTCTCCTCAGAAAGATCTTCAGGAACGACTTTCTGAAATTGCGCCCGTGCTTTACTACCAAACGTACAGCGAACAACACAGCAATGCAGCGGCTGCTATTGAGAATTTAAAGAAGATCGGACAGTTGCTTGGTAAAGAAGAACAAGCGAACCAAAAGCTGGCCGCAATGGATGAGCGTATCGCTGTTCTAAAAGCTGAGTTAGATAAAGCGTATCCGGGCGACAAACCGAAAGTTACCTCTTTCCGTTTTGCGAGCACCACATCGGTGTTCATTTATGGCGATAACTCTATTCCACAATACGCACTTGAACAGCTAGGCTTTGACAATGCGATGGATCTTCCTGCAAGTCAGTGGGGCATCAGTCAAAAACGCATGACCGAGCTTAAGAACGTGAAGAACGGTATTGCGCTTTACTTTGAACCTTTCCCATATCAAGACAAGCTAGACCGTTCTCCGGTTTGGAAGAGCATGCCTTTCGTTCGCAAGGGTCAATTTAGCCCAGTCGCGGCAAGTTGGAGTTACGGCGGTGCAATGTCGATCTTGTATAACGCAGAAGCCATGGCGCAATCGTTGTTGACGCTAGCGGAGCAGTAA